A region of the Lentimicrobium sp. L6 genome:
AAATGAATGGCTTGGAATTGATAAAAGAGATAAAATCCAATCCATTAACTGAATATATTCCTTGTATCATGGTTTCGGGAATTCTGATGACACCTGAACATCTTAAATTAGCCATTGACTCTGGCGCTGTTGATTATATAAGGAAACCCATAATTCCGGCAGAACTATTAGCCCGGCTCAATTCAGCCTTGAATATAGCAGAACGACACAAAACTCTAATCAAGGAAAAGGATTTAAAAATGATTGAAAATTTAGCATTTAGCAATGAGTTCAATCGCTTCTTCGAAAAACTCCAAGCAAGATTAAAAAAAATAGAGAAGAAAACAGATGAAAATATTGCTATTGAAATTGATCAAATCAATAGAGATATTAAAGAGCAAATAAAAAACAAAGGCTGGAAAAAACATGCCAATGCCTATCAGAAATTACATCCAATATTTCTGAAAAAGCTACTCAAGAATCAT
Encoded here:
- a CDS encoding response regulator — encoded protein: MIIYKILIIDDSIENLLTMVSIIEKYHPESIIYQANSAKTALKILEDNSPDIILTDWEMPEMNGLELIKEIKSNPLTEYIPCIMVSGILMTPEHLKLAIDSGAVDYIRKPIIPAELLARLNSALNIAERHKTLIKEKDLKMIENLAFSNEFNRFFEKLQARLKKIEKKTDENIAIEIDQINRDIKEQIKNKGWKKHANAYQKLHPIFLKKLLKNHPQLTSTEVELCQMTRLGLNNKEISDLMFVTLGSLRVSKSRLRKKIGIPTSQNLRLYLISL